The Crocosphaera subtropica ATCC 51142 genome includes a window with the following:
- a CDS encoding chemotaxis protein CheW: MVQHGLSQTNPATTSLETQDRHQLEQFLRFRLIPDTTLLLPVSQLTEVITIPVGQIVPIPQMPSWVMGVYNWRGEILWMIDLGELLGLTPWQQQPQVTPIYRTIVLHSGAISQNKAHRQHLGAVVSGVDDIEWCNPNDIQSPPGSTMTSNLAPFLRGYWLPPHGDMLVVLDGEAILAAMPKP, from the coding sequence GTGGTTCAACATGGACTTTCTCAAACCAACCCTGCAACAACCTCCCTAGAAACCCAGGATCGTCATCAATTAGAACAATTTTTGCGATTTCGACTCATTCCAGACACCACGTTACTCTTACCCGTCAGCCAACTCACGGAAGTTATCACCATTCCCGTGGGTCAAATCGTTCCTATCCCCCAAATGCCCTCTTGGGTAATGGGAGTGTATAACTGGCGCGGAGAAATTCTCTGGATGATCGACTTAGGGGAATTATTGGGGTTAACCCCTTGGCAGCAACAACCTCAAGTTACCCCCATTTATCGTACTATTGTCCTCCATTCAGGGGCAATATCCCAAAATAAAGCCCATCGTCAGCATTTAGGGGCTGTGGTTAGCGGAGTCGATGACATTGAATGGTGTAACCCTAATGATATTCAATCCCCTCCTGGATCAACCATGACCTCTAATTTAGCCCCTTTTCTACGAGGCTATTGGTTGCCACCCCACGGAGATATGTTGGTCGTTCTTGATGGAGAAGCGATCCTGGCAGCTATGCCTAAACCCTAA
- a CDS encoding response regulator transcription factor gives MGTVLVIEDSLTEREIITQYLKIAGITAAIATSGEEALEKLNGELPDLIVLDVVLPGVSGFEICRAIKAEERTSKIPIVICSTKDTDMDKFWGKRQGADAYIPKPIDQDIFLNTIKQLIA, from the coding sequence ATGGGAACTGTGCTTGTTATTGAAGATTCTTTAACAGAAAGAGAAATTATTACCCAATATTTAAAAATTGCAGGAATTACGGCTGCCATTGCCACCAGTGGAGAAGAAGCCCTAGAAAAATTGAATGGAGAACTTCCGGATCTTATTGTCTTAGATGTGGTTTTACCAGGAGTCAGTGGCTTTGAAATTTGCCGAGCGATCAAAGCCGAAGAACGCACCAGTAAAATCCCTATCGTTATTTGTTCGACCAAAGACACGGATATGGACAAATTTTGGGGCAAACGCCAAGGCGCAGACGCTTACATTCCCAAACCCATCGATCAAGATATATTCCTTAACACCATTAAACAACTCATTGCCTAA
- a CDS encoding response regulator — MMTASYPPQNPISIPEFTPSRQASFFDTLKQPRFSGQLILTNSKGEKWFFYLYLGRIMYATGGTHPVRRWRRHIARYLPEIASKLSSLQLDLASLGNQDFRLCWEYQLLCLWVEQQKVSREQAARMIRSVIIEVLFDITQTMEVTCELRQDNLLSTRLVLIDADQLISEAHQQWQAWQGAKVADRSPNSAPIIRQAEELQQRTSPQVYQTLKQLLDGNQTLRDLSVRMKRDVVTVTSSLLPYVQMGLVELITIEDLSPPVSIPPSTPTVATPEVSVGPLIACVDDSPLMCQTLEKILVGANYQFLGINDPLRAIAILLARKPAVIFLDLVMPNANGYEICGQLRKLSFFRHTPIIILTGNDGIVDRVRAKMVGSTDFMSKPVNPDLVLSAIRKHLKQENVA, encoded by the coding sequence ATGATGACAGCTTCCTATCCTCCTCAAAATCCAATTTCCATACCAGAATTTACCCCCTCAAGACAAGCAAGCTTTTTTGATACCCTTAAACAACCGAGATTCAGTGGTCAACTGATCCTGACGAATAGTAAAGGAGAAAAATGGTTTTTCTATTTGTACTTGGGACGAATTATGTACGCCACCGGGGGAACCCATCCCGTCAGACGCTGGCGAAGACATATTGCCCGTTACTTGCCTGAAATTGCCTCTAAATTATCCTCTTTGCAACTGGATTTAGCCAGTTTAGGCAATCAAGACTTTCGCTTATGTTGGGAATATCAACTACTGTGTTTGTGGGTAGAACAACAAAAAGTTAGTCGTGAACAAGCAGCCAGAATGATTCGTTCAGTGATTATCGAAGTGCTGTTTGATATCACCCAAACCATGGAAGTGACCTGTGAACTGAGACAAGACAACTTACTGTCAACCCGATTGGTGTTAATCGATGCCGATCAATTAATTAGCGAAGCCCATCAACAATGGCAAGCTTGGCAAGGGGCAAAAGTTGCCGATCGCTCTCCCAATTCTGCCCCCATTATTAGACAGGCTGAGGAATTACAACAGCGTACCTCTCCCCAAGTTTATCAAACCTTAAAACAACTCCTAGACGGCAATCAAACCTTACGGGATCTTTCCGTTCGCATGAAACGGGATGTGGTGACGGTCACCAGTTCCCTGCTGCCCTATGTACAGATGGGATTAGTGGAATTAATTACCATCGAAGACTTATCCCCTCCCGTTTCTATCCCCCCTTCTACCCCCACCGTAGCCACACCAGAAGTGTCCGTGGGGCCTTTGATAGCCTGTGTCGACGATAGTCCCTTGATGTGTCAAACCCTAGAAAAAATCCTAGTGGGGGCTAACTATCAATTTTTGGGCATCAATGATCCCTTAAGAGCGATCGCCATCTTATTAGCCCGTAAACCGGCTGTTATTTTCTTAGATTTGGTGATGCCTAATGCCAACGGCTATGAAATTTGTGGACAACTCAGAAAACTTTCTTTTTTCCGTCATACCCCCATCATTATTCTCACAGGAAATGACGGCATTGTTGATCGCGTTCGGGCAAAAATGGTCGGTTCAACGGATTTTATGAGTAAACCGGTTAATCCTGACTTAGTTCTCAGTGCCATTCGCAAACATCTTAAACAAGAAAACGTCGCTTAG
- the glp gene encoding gephyrin-like molybdotransferase Glp encodes MISVQEAQTIILQLVESLQEKEVISLDEAMGRILAQPVSSSLNFPYWDNSAMDGYGVRFEDVNQSNLDYPIILDIVAEIPAGIHPKLSIQSGEACRIFTGAMLPNGVDTIVMQENTRPEENKVIILSPPNYLGEFVRKQGIFYQAGTILLNSGIKINESEMAVLATAQCSTVRVYRRPRVAILSTGNELITPAERLQPGQIVDSNQYALKAFILKNGGVPITLGIIRDEPEMIKQKILEAINTADIVLSTGGVSVGDYDYIETILAELGGEIKISGVAMKPGKPLTVAKFDNGCIYFGLPGNPVSALVSCWRFVQLALDKLSGIKGDYEPKLITATSADELSSNGRRETYIWGQLKLINGEFLFTLAEGSQNSANLINLASTNGLAILPIGVTTIHQGDIVTVLSISR; translated from the coding sequence ATGATTTCGGTTCAAGAAGCCCAAACAATTATTCTACAGTTAGTAGAAAGTTTACAAGAAAAGGAAGTCATTTCCCTAGATGAAGCAATGGGAAGAATTTTGGCTCAACCCGTTAGTAGTTCTTTGAATTTTCCCTATTGGGATAATTCAGCTATGGATGGTTATGGGGTACGCTTTGAAGATGTTAATCAGAGTAATTTAGATTATCCTATCATCCTCGATATTGTAGCAGAAATCCCCGCCGGCATTCACCCTAAACTATCGATCCAATCAGGGGAAGCTTGTCGAATTTTTACTGGGGCAATGTTACCTAATGGGGTTGATACGATTGTAATGCAAGAAAATACCCGACCAGAAGAGAACAAAGTAATCATCTTATCCCCTCCTAATTATCTTGGAGAATTTGTTAGAAAACAAGGAATTTTTTATCAAGCTGGTACTATTTTATTAAATTCAGGGATTAAAATTAATGAGTCAGAAATGGCTGTTCTAGCAACGGCACAATGTTCTACTGTTAGAGTTTATCGTCGTCCCCGTGTGGCTATTCTCTCAACGGGCAATGAATTAATAACCCCTGCCGAAAGGTTACAACCGGGACAAATTGTTGATTCTAATCAATATGCTCTTAAAGCTTTTATCCTGAAAAATGGAGGAGTTCCTATCACTTTAGGCATTATTCGGGATGAACCTGAAATGATTAAACAGAAAATACTAGAAGCTATTAATACTGCAGATATTGTTCTGTCAACCGGTGGCGTTTCTGTGGGAGATTATGATTACATTGAGACTATTTTAGCTGAATTAGGAGGAGAAATTAAAATTAGTGGTGTTGCGATGAAACCAGGAAAACCTTTGACAGTAGCTAAATTTGATAATGGATGTATCTATTTTGGTTTACCTGGAAATCCTGTGTCTGCTTTGGTGAGTTGTTGGCGGTTTGTGCAACTTGCTTTAGATAAATTATCAGGGATTAAAGGAGATTATGAACCGAAATTGATTACAGCAACATCTGCCGATGAGTTATCTTCTAATGGTCGACGAGAAACCTATATTTGGGGACAGTTAAAATTAATTAATGGTGAATTTTTATTTACTCTGGCAGAAGGAAGTCAAAATTCAGCTAATTTAATTAACTTAGCATCAACCAACGGTTTAGCTATTTTACCGATCGGTGTGACTACAATTCATCAAGGAGATATCGTTACGGTTCTTTCTATTTCTAGATGA
- a CDS encoding ATP-binding cassette domain-containing protein — translation MTHFSGSKTILSQVPSLTLRNQQGQILGPFELTKDVHHLGRNPDKADLIVPENNNWMMVSGCQASFIKEGNDYRIYDGDQVKPSSNRLFLNNTLITPKEGLLLQDGMEITIGTVMGNHIIITYSNSNSNQPLKPVNKTSISLKNKSVVIGRDTQANLRLDAPTVSRYHAIIDTNNQGEYILTDRSTNGVFVNGQKVTGQAILSNGSTIRIGPYTLILQGDDLLIADTGDNIRLDAKNLSRTVQDKHGKKITLLTDISLPINPGQFVVIVGGSGAGKSTLMRTLLGLEPVDSGIVELNGEDLRKNFNIYRNLIGYVPQYDIVHSNLTVKEVLDYAAKLRLPADINLEQEREKVLKQIDLKERENTLVKNLSGGQLKRVSMGVELLADPKLFFLDEPTSGLDPGLDKKMMELLDHLSKEGRTIILVTHTTLNINLCDRLVFLGKGGNLCYFGPPQEAMTFFGVKSNNFADIYVHLEDKNKVKEEANRFKNDPNFHDKYIAQYLVQLSTPTHQKSKPKKVKSSFLQQFSILSQRYGQLWLRDPLNISLTLMTAPLGILAMRIALSETIPFNLSNENDPTFATLSLKVLFVFTCAAIWVGLATSLQEIVKESKIYQRERLVNLGIWAYLGSKASILGILGFLQSLLISLTIFISFKAPESNQLAWILGTEITIFLTLFSTIALGIMVSAFVKNITQANSSLPLLLLPEIIFSGVLFKMTGVGKLLSWLMISRWSVGALGSLVNIPSMIPEAKPISPLNPNPVVVPVDIPTEVYAADSSNLLINWGLLLLHSFIYWCVTYILQKRKDIL, via the coding sequence ATGACTCATTTTTCAGGTTCTAAAACAATTTTATCTCAAGTTCCTTCCCTTACCTTACGAAATCAGCAAGGTCAGATTTTGGGACCTTTTGAGTTAACAAAAGACGTACATCATTTAGGCAGAAATCCTGATAAAGCTGATCTGATTGTTCCTGAAAATAACAATTGGATGATGGTTAGTGGTTGTCAAGCTTCTTTCATTAAAGAAGGAAATGATTATCGAATTTATGATGGCGATCAAGTTAAACCTAGTAGTAATCGCTTATTTTTAAATAATACTTTAATTACCCCAAAAGAAGGATTATTATTACAAGATGGTATGGAAATTACTATTGGAACAGTAATGGGAAACCATATCATTATTACCTATTCTAATTCTAATAGTAATCAACCCTTAAAACCTGTAAACAAAACATCTATTTCTCTTAAAAATAAATCAGTTGTTATTGGTAGAGATACTCAAGCTAATTTACGATTAGATGCGCCGACGGTTTCTCGTTATCATGCCATCATCGATACGAATAATCAAGGTGAATATATTCTGACAGATCGTAGCACTAATGGGGTCTTTGTGAATGGACAAAAAGTAACAGGTCAAGCAATTCTTTCTAATGGATCGACTATTCGTATTGGACCGTATACTTTAATTTTACAAGGGGATGATTTACTAATTGCAGATACAGGGGATAATATTCGCCTTGATGCTAAGAACTTATCTCGGACTGTTCAAGACAAACATGGAAAAAAGATTACTTTATTAACAGATATTTCTTTGCCTATTAATCCTGGGCAATTTGTTGTTATTGTTGGGGGAAGTGGGGCAGGAAAATCCACTTTAATGCGAACTTTATTAGGGTTGGAACCAGTAGACAGTGGAATAGTTGAATTAAATGGAGAAGATTTACGGAAAAATTTTAATATTTATCGTAATCTTATTGGTTATGTCCCTCAATATGATATCGTTCATTCTAATTTGACAGTAAAAGAAGTTTTAGATTATGCAGCTAAATTACGCTTACCTGCTGATATTAATCTTGAACAAGAAAGAGAGAAAGTTTTAAAGCAAATAGACTTAAAAGAACGAGAAAATACTTTAGTTAAAAATCTTAGTGGAGGACAACTTAAACGGGTGAGTATGGGGGTTGAATTATTAGCTGACCCTAAACTTTTCTTCTTAGATGAACCTACGTCTGGACTCGATCCAGGGTTAGATAAAAAAATGATGGAATTACTTGACCACTTATCTAAAGAAGGACGAACTATTATTTTAGTTACTCACACGACCTTGAATATTAATCTTTGCGATCGCTTAGTTTTTCTAGGAAAAGGAGGCAATCTTTGTTATTTCGGACCTCCTCAAGAAGCTATGACCTTTTTCGGAGTTAAAAGTAATAATTTTGCTGATATTTATGTTCATCTTGAAGATAAAAATAAAGTAAAAGAAGAGGCAAATCGATTTAAAAATGATCCTAATTTTCATGATAAATATATTGCTCAATATTTAGTACAGTTATCAACCCCTACTCATCAAAAATCTAAACCCAAAAAAGTCAAAAGCTCTTTTTTACAACAGTTCTCTATTTTATCTCAAAGGTATGGTCAGTTATGGTTGAGAGATCCTTTAAATATCAGTTTAACTTTAATGACTGCACCTTTGGGAATTCTAGCAATGAGAATTGCTTTATCTGAGACAATTCCTTTTAATCTATCTAATGAAAATGACCCAACTTTTGCCACTTTATCTCTAAAAGTTTTGTTCGTTTTTACCTGTGCAGCTATTTGGGTAGGGTTAGCAACTTCATTACAAGAAATTGTTAAAGAGTCGAAAATTTATCAACGAGAAAGATTAGTCAATTTAGGAATTTGGGCTTATTTGGGATCAAAAGCATCTATTTTAGGTATCTTAGGATTCTTACAAAGTTTATTAATATCTTTAACAATTTTTATCTCTTTTAAAGCACCAGAATCAAATCAACTTGCTTGGATCTTAGGAACAGAAATAACCATATTTTTGACTTTATTTTCTACTATTGCTTTAGGAATCATGGTATCAGCTTTTGTTAAAAATATTACTCAAGCTAATAGTTCTTTACCCTTACTACTATTGCCTGAAATTATCTTTTCGGGAGTCTTGTTCAAAATGACAGGGGTTGGTAAACTACTATCTTGGTTAATGATTAGTCGTTGGTCAGTAGGTGCATTGGGCAGTTTAGTTAATATTCCTTCTATGATTCCTGAAGCTAAACCTATTTCCCCATTAAACCCTAATCCAGTGGTAGTTCCCGTAGATATTCCGACAGAGGTTTATGCTGCTGATTCTAGTAATTTATTAATCAATTGGGGCTTATTATTATTACATAGTTTTATTTATTGGTGTGTCACTTATATCTTGCAAAAACGTAAAGATATTTTATAA
- the aroC gene encoding chorismate synthase translates to MGNTFGHLFRITTFGESHGGGVGVIIDGCPPRLDLSESDIQGDLDRRRPGQSKITTPRKETDTCEIISGVFQGKTLGTPIAILVRNKDARSQDYNEMSVKFRPSHADATYEAKYGIRNWQGGGRSSARETIGRVAAGAIAKKILKQVANVEIVGYVKRIKDLEGNVNPDTVTLEEVESNIVRCPDADMAEKMIDLIDQTRRDKDSIGGVVECVARYVPRGLGEPVFDKLEADLAKAVMSLPASKGFEIGSGFAGTLLTGSEHNDEFYIDDNGNIRTKTNRSGGIQGGISNGEHIIIRVAFKPTATIGKEQKTVTSESEETTLAAKGRHDPCVLSRAVPMVEAMVALVLCDHLLRWQGQCQVLT, encoded by the coding sequence ATGGGTAACACTTTTGGCCATCTATTTCGTATCACAACCTTTGGAGAATCTCACGGGGGAGGAGTCGGGGTGATTATTGATGGTTGTCCCCCTCGTTTAGACTTATCAGAAAGCGATATTCAGGGGGATTTAGATCGTCGTCGTCCCGGACAAAGTAAGATTACCACACCCCGAAAAGAAACAGATACTTGTGAAATTATTTCAGGGGTGTTTCAAGGGAAAACATTAGGGACTCCCATTGCTATTTTAGTTCGCAATAAAGATGCACGATCACAAGATTATAATGAGATGTCTGTTAAGTTTCGTCCCTCCCATGCAGATGCAACTTATGAAGCAAAATATGGCATCAGAAACTGGCAAGGGGGAGGTCGATCTTCTGCTAGAGAAACGATTGGAAGAGTGGCAGCTGGTGCGATCGCTAAAAAAATATTAAAACAAGTTGCTAATGTTGAAATTGTTGGCTATGTAAAACGCATTAAAGACTTAGAAGGAAACGTTAATCCAGATACTGTTACTCTTGAAGAAGTTGAAAGTAATATTGTTCGTTGTCCCGATGCCGACATGGCAGAAAAAATGATCGATCTGATTGATCAAACTCGACGAGATAAAGACTCCATTGGTGGTGTGGTTGAATGTGTTGCTCGTTATGTTCCTAGAGGGTTAGGAGAACCTGTTTTTGATAAATTAGAGGCAGATTTAGCTAAAGCTGTCATGTCTCTTCCTGCGAGTAAAGGATTTGAAATTGGCTCAGGATTTGCTGGAACCCTATTAACAGGAAGTGAACATAATGATGAATTTTATATTGATGATAATGGAAATATCCGTACTAAAACCAATCGTTCAGGGGGTATTCAAGGGGGAATTAGTAACGGAGAACATATCATTATTCGTGTTGCTTTTAAACCCACTGCTACCATTGGCAAAGAACAAAAAACTGTGACTTCTGAAAGTGAAGAAACTACCTTAGCAGCCAAAGGAAGACATGATCCCTGTGTTTTATCTAGGGCAGTTCCTATGGTAGAAGCGATGGTTGCCTTAGTATTATGCGATCATTTATTACGTTGGCAAGGACAATGTCAAGTATTAACTTAA
- the hcp gene encoding hydroxylamine reductase: MFCEQCEQTASGNGCHQWGACGKSPEVNAVQDLLVYCLRGLAPVTIKARELGISCHEADVFTGETLFATMTNVNFERKRFNVYIRQCIHIREGLKNSIEKISKKPISWSEVSNYQPNFSESLAEQGREKDLTFISQSTNNVDIFSLKLTVLYGIKGTASYTFHAQELGQEDEKVYAFIQEALASLDRNDLSLEDWVNIALKVGEINLRAMELLDQGHTTTYGHPTPTKVPLNPKQGKGILVSGHDIKQLAALLQQTVNKGLMVYTHGELLPAHGYPILKEKYPHFYGHYGTAWQNQTKDFAHFPGAIIVTTNCLMPPHETYEDKLFTIGPVGYSGINYLSSDDKGVPDYSLAIETSLKMAGFTTDEAPRHVMVGFAHNTVLNVSEQVIEAVKKGEIRHFFLVGGCDGAKPGRTYYTEFVEKVPKDCIVLTLACGKFRFFDKQLGEIGNLPRLMDVGQCNDAYSAIKIALGLAEAFQVSVNDLPLSMILSWYEQKAVAVLLTLLYLGIKDIRLGPTLPAFITPNVLRFLSETYNLQPITTPDQDLVACLA, encoded by the coding sequence ATGTTTTGTGAACAATGCGAACAAACCGCTAGTGGTAACGGATGTCATCAATGGGGGGCTTGTGGAAAAAGCCCAGAAGTTAATGCTGTACAAGACTTATTAGTTTACTGTTTAAGGGGGCTTGCACCTGTTACCATTAAAGCCAGAGAATTAGGCATTTCTTGTCATGAAGCAGACGTTTTTACCGGGGAAACGTTATTTGCTACTATGACCAATGTTAACTTTGAGCGGAAACGATTTAATGTCTATATTCGTCAATGTATTCACATTCGAGAAGGATTAAAAAATAGCATTGAAAAGATAAGTAAAAAACCCATAAGCTGGTCTGAGGTTTCTAACTATCAACCCAATTTTTCAGAAAGTTTAGCCGAACAAGGCAGGGAAAAAGACTTAACTTTTATTAGTCAATCCACTAATAATGTCGATATTTTCTCTTTAAAACTGACGGTTCTATATGGAATTAAAGGCACAGCTTCTTATACCTTTCATGCTCAAGAATTAGGCCAAGAAGATGAAAAAGTTTACGCTTTTATTCAAGAAGCATTAGCTTCCCTTGATCGCAATGATTTGAGTTTAGAAGATTGGGTTAATATAGCCCTAAAAGTAGGAGAAATTAACCTACGGGCAATGGAATTATTAGATCAAGGACATACCACCACCTATGGACATCCTACCCCCACAAAAGTACCATTAAACCCCAAACAAGGTAAAGGGATTTTAGTATCGGGTCATGATATTAAACAATTAGCTGCTTTACTGCAACAAACCGTTAATAAAGGGCTAATGGTTTACACTCACGGAGAATTATTACCGGCTCATGGTTATCCTATTTTAAAAGAAAAATACCCCCATTTTTACGGTCATTATGGCACAGCATGGCAAAATCAAACCAAAGACTTTGCTCATTTTCCTGGGGCAATTATTGTCACTACAAATTGTTTAATGCCTCCTCATGAAACCTATGAAGATAAGTTGTTTACTATTGGTCCAGTAGGCTATTCAGGTATTAATTATTTATCATCAGATGATAAGGGAGTTCCTGACTATAGTTTAGCCATTGAAACTTCACTAAAAATGGCAGGGTTTACAACAGATGAAGCCCCTCGTCATGTCATGGTTGGATTTGCCCATAACACGGTTTTAAATGTGTCTGAACAAGTGATTGAAGCAGTCAAAAAAGGTGAAATTCGTCATTTCTTCCTGGTTGGAGGGTGTGATGGGGCAAAACCTGGACGGACTTACTATACCGAATTTGTGGAAAAAGTTCCTAAAGATTGTATTGTTTTGACCCTTGCTTGTGGTAAATTTCGCTTCTTTGATAAACAGTTAGGAGAGATCGGAAATTTACCCCGTTTAATGGATGTTGGACAATGTAATGATGCTTATTCTGCCATAAAAATTGCGTTAGGATTAGCTGAGGCGTTTCAAGTAAGTGTCAACGATTTGCCGTTATCCATGATTTTATCTTGGTACGAACAAAAAGCGGTAGCCGTTCTTTTAACCTTACTTTATTTAGGTATTAAAGACATCCGTTTAGGGCCGACATTACCAGCTTTTATTACCCCCAATGTCTTAAGATTTCTCTCAGAAACTTATAATTTACAACCCATTACAACCCCTGATCAAGATTTAGTTGCTTGTTTAGCTTAA
- a CDS encoding L-threonylcarbamoyladenylate synthase has product MPQVSQQELIAGVKQGKVISFPTDTVPALAALPESASLIFATKQRPPDKPLILMGSSSDAIWKYVKGTPQEFEIWEKVVKQYWPGQLTLVLPASEWVPKAMNPLEPTTIGVRIPNSIIAQNILKQTGCLATTSANLSGEPPIETLSEIAANFPDVLVLNEEVLKNQKKYGSGLPSTVAKWTDTDWKILRQGSIKLTENK; this is encoded by the coding sequence ATGCCACAAGTTTCTCAACAAGAATTAATTGCAGGGGTCAAACAAGGAAAAGTAATTAGTTTTCCTACGGATACTGTTCCTGCTTTAGCTGCGTTACCTGAGTCTGCTTCTCTGATTTTTGCCACGAAACAACGACCTCCTGATAAACCTTTAATTTTGATGGGGTCATCTTCGGACGCTATCTGGAAATATGTTAAAGGAACGCCCCAAGAATTCGAGATATGGGAAAAAGTTGTTAAGCAATATTGGCCAGGTCAATTAACATTAGTGTTACCTGCTTCTGAGTGGGTTCCCAAAGCCATGAATCCCCTTGAACCCACTACTATCGGGGTTCGGATTCCCAACTCGATAATTGCCCAAAATATACTGAAACAAACTGGTTGTTTAGCCACCACTAGCGCAAATTTATCAGGGGAACCACCCATCGAAACCTTAAGTGAAATTGCGGCTAATTTTCCTGATGTTTTAGTTTTAAATGAAGAAGTGTTAAAGAATCAGAAAAAATACGGTAGTGGGTTACCTTCAACTGTGGCAAAATGGACAGATACAGACTGGAAAATTTTGCGTCAAGGCAGTATTAAATTAACGGAAAATAAATAA
- a CDS encoding sensor histidine kinase translates to MEAIEALQKELEATRLAYEMTTQISQFKSSYLAKTAHELRSPLSSLMGLHQLILGNLCEDPQEEKEFLQQGFEAAKKLVEIIDRIVTISKIDCGKIPLNLETVSLHNIVKEVYQLTEFQAINYSYRIKVKQPETEIFIQADETLLIQGLTTLIDNSLTLMNKGTIFISSQFNERENQAKLLIDIPCSPQHWEKQQEDLSTSDLTLSSLKKWSHDLQLSPAMTLTLCQTLLEKMGGNLTVLDISPENKPETFTRLQCLMPLIQLP, encoded by the coding sequence ATGGAAGCCATAGAAGCGTTACAAAAAGAACTAGAAGCGACTCGATTAGCTTACGAAATGACAACACAAATAAGTCAGTTTAAAAGCAGTTATTTAGCAAAAACTGCTCACGAATTACGTTCTCCTTTAAGCAGTTTGATGGGGCTACATCAATTGATTTTAGGTAATTTATGTGAAGATCCTCAAGAAGAAAAAGAATTTTTACAACAAGGATTTGAAGCAGCTAAAAAATTAGTAGAAATTATTGATAGAATTGTCACAATTTCTAAAATTGACTGTGGAAAAATCCCACTGAATTTAGAGACTGTGTCTTTACATAATATTGTTAAGGAAGTTTATCAGTTAACAGAGTTTCAAGCAATAAATTATAGTTATCGAATCAAGGTAAAACAGCCTGAAACTGAAATTTTCATTCAAGCTGATGAAACTCTTTTGATTCAGGGATTAACTACTTTAATTGATAATTCTCTAACTTTGATGAATAAAGGTACAATTTTCATCAGTAGTCAATTTAATGAAAGAGAAAATCAAGCAAAACTTCTGATTGATATTCCTTGTTCTCCTCAACACTGGGAAAAACAACAAGAAGACTTATCAACTTCTGACTTAACATTAAGTTCTCTCAAAAAATGGAGTCATGATTTACAATTATCTCCAGCTATGACCTTGACATTATGTCAAACTTTATTAGAAAAAATGGGGGGAAATTTAACTGTTTTAGATATTTCCCCCGAAAATAAACCAGAAACTTTTACACGCTTGCAGTGTCTAATGCCTTTGATTCAGCTACCATAG
- a CDS encoding GNAT family N-acetyltransferase: protein MDCSNIQFSLQKSNVDYPQLQILFNQAAFWARERTIQDLKTAVLNSNPVVTVWDGKTMIGFCRGTSDGVYRATIWDVVIHKEYQGLGLGRKLVETALSHPLMSQVERVYLMTTYQQKFYQKIGFQENKSTTMVLQNAYEINPISLGDGSMVAESKALDTASV from the coding sequence ATGGATTGTAGTAATATTCAGTTTTCTCTGCAAAAGTCAAACGTTGATTATCCACAACTACAAATATTGTTTAATCAAGCAGCATTTTGGGCTAGAGAAAGAACCATACAAGACTTAAAAACTGCGGTTTTAAATAGTAATCCCGTGGTGACAGTTTGGGATGGTAAAACAATGATTGGTTTTTGTCGTGGAACCTCAGACGGGGTTTATCGGGCCACTATTTGGGATGTGGTTATTCACAAAGAATACCAAGGATTAGGATTAGGTCGTAAATTAGTTGAAACCGCCTTAAGTCATCCTTTAATGAGTCAGGTAGAAAGGGTTTATCTCATGACAACCTATCAACAAAAATTCTATCAAAAAATTGGATTTCAGGAAAATAAATCGACCACAATGGTTCTACAAAATGCTTACGAAATTAACCCCATTTCCTTAGGAGATGGTTCTATGGTAGCTGAATCAAAGGCATTAGACACTGCAAGCGTGTAA